One genomic window of Arachis stenosperma cultivar V10309 chromosome 10, arast.V10309.gnm1.PFL2, whole genome shotgun sequence includes the following:
- the LOC130956692 gene encoding uncharacterized protein LOC130956692, producing the protein MAIVLRFVTLDGFVKERFFDLVHVTDTCATTLKKELISVLSHYNLQVENIRGQGYDGASNMRGEWNGLQALFLKDSPQAYYVHCFAHRLQLALVAASREVLQIHEFFTQLNSIVTIVSASSKRHDQLQEAQAIENANLVAQNELETGKGVNQISTLQRAGDTRWSSHFNSICSLVKMFTATNIVLNNIIEDGTTYAQRGEAYGVSKILLSFEFVFTLHLMKEIMGITNVLCQALQQQSQDILNAMHIVSTSKLLLQQLRDGGWCNFFANVKNFCEKHEIEVPNMSAQYVFGRGRSRQPSVTVEHHYRIDVFLATIDSQIQELNSRFNEQTIEFLTLSCALDPKDNFKSFNIEEISKLAEKFYPLDFPYNELNILKSQLQHYQHDIPNHLKGIGTLSELCNKLQETGKSRTYHMVDRLIRLVLTLPVSTATTERAFSAMKIVKTRLRSKMADEFLADNLVIYIEKELAAIFDTNSIIDDFENRKKRRIAFS; encoded by the coding sequence ATGGCCATTGTTTTGAGATTTGTTACTCTAGATGGTTTTGTTAAAGAGAGATTTTTTGATCTTGTGCATGTCACTGATACTTGTGCAACAACTTTAAAGAAAGAATTGATTTCTGTCCTTTCTCATTATAATCTCCAAGTTGAAAATATTAGGGGTCAAGGGTATGATGGTGCTAGCAACATGCGGGGTGAGTGGAATGGTTTGCAAGCTTTGTTTCTTAAAGATTCTCCACAAGCATACTATGTGCATTGTTTTGCTCATAGGTTACAATTAGCATTGGTGGCAGCTTCAAGAGAGGTACTTCAAATTCATGAATTTTTTACTCAATTAAACTCTATTGTCACTATTGTTAGTGCTTCTTCAAAAAGACATGATCAATTACAAGAAGCTCAAGCAATTGAAAATGCAAACTTGGTTGCTCAAAATGAATTAGAAACAGGCAAAGGTGTGAATCAAATAAGCACTTTACAAAGAGCTGGGGATACTCGATGGAGCTCTCACTTTAATTCTATTTGCAGTTTGGTAAAAATGTTTACTGCTACCAATATTGTTCTCAATAATATCATTGAAGACGGGACAACTTATGCACAAAGAGGTGAGGCTTATGGtgttagtaaaatattattgtcatttgaatttgttttcACTTTGCACTTGATGAAAGAGATTATGGGAATCACTAATGTCCTTTGCCAAGCACTGCAACAACAATCTCAAGATATTCTTAATGCAATGCATATTGTTTCTACATCAAAGTTACTTCTTCAACAATTAAGAGATGGTGGATGGTGCAATTTTTTTGcaaatgttaaaaatttttgtgaaaaacatgAAATTGAAGTCCCTAATATGAGTGCACAATATGTTTTTGGAAGAGGTCGATCTCGTCAACCAAGTGTGACAGTTGAGCATCATTATCGAATAGATGTATTCTTGGCAACAATTGACTCTCAAATACAAGAGTTGAATAGTAGATTTAATGAGCAAACAATAGAGTTTTTGACTTTGAGTTGTGCTTTGGATCCTAAGGACAATTTCAAATCATTCAATATTGAAGAAATCAGCAAGTTAGCAGAGAAGTTTTATCCCCTTGACTTTCCTTATAATGAGCTAAATATTTTGAAATCTCAGTTGCAACATTATCAGCATGATATACCAAATCATTTGAAAGGCATTGGTACACTTTCTGAATTGTgcaacaagttgcaagaaacgGGAAAATCAAGAACTTATCACATGGTTGATAGATTAATACGTCTTGTTTTGACTCTACCAGTGTCTACAGCAACAACAGAAAGAGCTTTTTCAGCAATGAAAATTGTTAAGACAAGACTCCGAAGTAAGATGGCTGATGAATTTCTTGCAGACAATTTGGTCATctatatagaaaaagaattaGCAGCTATTTTTGACACAAATTCAATTAtagatgattttgaaaatagaaaaaaacgTCGAATAGCCTTTTCATGA
- the LOC130956694 gene encoding uncharacterized protein LOC130956694, with the protein MSKFKTIDTFFKRKDQENEDASTITTPILEGSSNFITSSSSLNSSKRPRLLPNQLDVFRLERDPGMRPMIWKFPPNKRDEIRRAYIKVGPNQPILDNYPFSGDKSHRRFQASWFKLFPSWLEYSIEDDAIYCFPCFLFAKEPSINTGSNAFIENGFRNWKKVNSGKECALLNHIGKGPNSFHHKALKSCDDLMKQSQHIDRLLHKQTSEEIEKNRIRLGASIDCIRWLTFQGCAYRGHDESQSSSNRGNFLEMLKFLGSYNERVKQNVLENAPKNAKYTSNDVQKKFYIFLLLR; encoded by the coding sequence ATGAGTAAGTTCAAAACCATTGatacattttttaaaagaaaagatcaagagaatgaagatgcTTCTACTATTACTACTCCAATACTTGAGGGGTCATCAAATTTCATTACTTCAAGTTCTTCATTGAATAGCTCAAAGCGTCCACGACTTCTTCCAAATCAACTGGATGTTTTTCGTTTGGAAAGAGATCCTGGAATGCGACCAATGATTTGGAAGTTTCCTCCAAATAAAAGAGATGAAATCCGTCGGGCTTATATTAAAGTTGGGCCAAATCAGCCAATTCTTGATAATTATCCATTTTCTGGTGATAAAAGTCATCGTCGCTTTCAAGCTTCATGGTTTAAATTGTTCCCATCTTGGTTAGAATATTCTATAGAAGATGATGCTATATATTGTTTTCcgtgctttctttttgctaaggaACCTTCAATCAATACGGGTTCAAATGCTTTTATTGAGAATGGTTTcaggaattggaagaaagtaaaTAGTGGAAAAGAATGTGCTCTTTTGAATCACATTGGCAAAGGTCCTAACTCATTCCATCATAAGGCGCTAAAATCATGTGATGATTTGATGAAACAATCACAACATATTGACAGACTTCTTCATAAGCAAACATCAGAAGAGATTGAAAAGAATCGAATTCGACTAGGAGCATCTATAGATTGCATTAGATGGTTGACATTTCAAGGTTGTGCATACAGAGGACATGATGAAAGCCAAAGTTCAAGCAACAGAGGTAACTTTTTggaaatgttaaaatttttgggaTCTTACAATGAAAGAGTGAAACAGAATGTTTTGGAAAATGCTCCAAAAAATGCTAAGTATACTTCAAATGATGTCCAAAAGAAATTCTACATATTCTTGCTACTAAGGTGA